Part of the Pedobacter sp. MC2016-14 genome is shown below.
CCCAACTCCAGAAATTCAGGTTGTTTACCAATGCTTGTGCCATAAGTATTTTGGTTTCGCCAGGTTTTACGGTTTCCGGATTTCCGCTGAAAGTTTTGACCAGCTTATTGTCGGCATCCCGAATTTCCACTTCGTACAATACATTTTGCGGTGTTGTTGTCTCATTTTTTATTTCAGATTCGGTAACAATGGTTGCTGATTTACCCCGGATGTTAAAGTCCTTCGCATAAATGTAATTTCCTGTCGTCTTTAGTGTCGTAAATAGGGGCAGTGTCTGGTACAATTTGCCAGTAACATGAAGGCGTACATTTTTAGAAATCCCCCCATAATTGGCATTAAAATTTTTATCGTTCCACTGGTACCCGGATTTGGTCGCCTTTTCTTTATAATTCCAGGCATTATCAACACGTACGGCCAATACATTTTCCTCAGCCTGTGGGTTTAGCAGATCAGTGATGTCAAAACCAAATGATGTAACCCCGTTCTCGTGCGAACCGATATATTTTCCGTTTAAGTAAAATTCACCAGCCTGACGGACACCTTCAAATTCCAGAAAAACTTTCTTGCCTGCATCCGTAGCTGAGATTTTAAAATGCTTACGGTACCAAGCAATGCCGGTAGGTAGGTCTTCAATAGATTTTTTAAAAGCTTCGTCCTCATTCCATGCATAAGGAAGTGTAATGTTTTTCCAATTTTTATCGTTGAGCTTCGGGGAGGCCGCAACGGTGTCATCGCCAATATAGACTTTCCAACCTGGATTAAAATTATAGGTCACACGAGTAGGGTGCACCGTTTGGGAAAAGGCAGTGGAACTGATGAAAAAAACTAAGATTAGCGCAAGCTTCATGTTGAATTTATATTATTGTTAGATACTTAACAAGGAACTTGAATGACCTCTTCCCAAGCAGAATATGATTATTGGCTTCTTATTGTCAAAGTAGATGAAAAACTAAAGATTATATATGGATTAAGGTATAAAGTTAATGATACTTTTAGTTTGATTGTCAGCTCAAATTGACCAATGTATTCAGGATTTTAACCAGTGAAGAAATCTTGTATTAGACTTTTAAGGTGCTACGCTAATTCTTTAACTAAGTAATCGGGTATTTACTGATAAATGTCTGACTATCAGTGTAGTGTTTTTTTAGTTAACCTGATGAGTGTTAGAGGTTCTCTTATGAGACGATTATTAACCCAACTTACCCGCATTCTAACCAAAAGTAAGTTCTGCACATGATTATCGAAGAAATACTTTTATTTTAGGTATGTTCAAACATAGATCGTTATGAAAATGTATAGAGTGTTCTCGCGTGCTGTCCTAATTTTTGCGCTTTTGGTTGAAGGTTGTGGCACCGTACAGGCACAAAATGGTGACCAAATATTGGATGGCATTGGTGAAACGGGTATGATTGCGCGCTATGTGTTTGCCGCAGATGCCAAAGACTGGTCGCGAAATAACCTTCATGCTAAATTTCAATCCGCTGAAATCAATTTTGTTGATGACAATCGGTTTGGAAAGGTCTTGTCGCTCTCTGGAGATAAAAATGCTTTTCTTAGCCTTCCCGGACAAGCTTTAACAGATCTGGAATCTTTGAGTATCTCCGGCTGGATCTATTTACGTTCCAATCAACCCGGCCAGCGTTTTTTTGATTTCGGAAAGGATGCCAATAAGCATTTTTTTGCAGCGCCAACCGGGACAAAACTACAAAAGGGCTACCAGGCGCTTATAACGGCTAAAGGAAATAATGAAAAAGGAGCAGTTGCGCCCACTATAGAAATAAATAAATGGGTTCATCTTGCCATAGTGATTGACATAACTTCTAAAGCTATGATCACGTATGTTGATGGTAAAACAGTGGGCGAAACTAAAAACATACCCTCAGAATTGTCAGAAGTATTCGGTCAGCAATCATTAGATAAAAACCTGCTTTATATTGGGAAATCACTACTGCCTGGAGATCCTAATCTGAATGCCTTGATCCATGATTTTCGCATTTATCGTGTTCCGCTAAATAGAAATCAGGTGGCCACAATTTATAAAAATTCATTAAATAGCGGTCAGGAAAGTACTGCGAATGTAGGTAAACCTGAGGACGACCTGCCACGTTTTCCTGCTCATCAGCCACAGCTTTATAATAATTATTTAGTTCAGGTAGCTGATGTAGAAGTAGAAACAGAGTTAGGGAATTTACCGCGACTACCAAGTTATGTGCAGGGCACTTACCAAAATCATGTTAAAGGTCCTGAGGTGCGTGTGCTCTGGCCATCCGACATCAGCAATACTGCTGTGCTCAAGCCGGGCGCTTATACAATTACAGGACGTGTTCCGGGAACAGCTTTTCAACCTAAAGCACTGGTAACGATAAAGGAATCCGGTAAATCAGTTGCACCACTTTCAAGGCTGACTTCCTTTGAGCTGAACCAGGTAACGCTGGAAGCTGATGATCATGGCCATAAAACCAAGTTCATCGAAAACAGGGATAAGTTTGTCAGCACCTTAGCTAACACAGAGCCTAATTCTTTTCTCTATATGTTTCGTCAGGCATTTGGCCAGAAACAACCCGAGGGAGCGAAGCCATTGGGTGTATGGGACACTGAGGATACCAAACTAAGAGGCCATGCCACAGGTCACTACCTCTCGGCCATAGCCCAGGCTTATGCGGGTACAGGATATGACAAAGCACTTCAGGCCAACTTTGCCAAGAAAATGGAATACATGGTAAATACGCTGTATACCTTATCTAAATTATCTGGAACACCAAAGGAAGCAGGGGCCGCATTTGTGGCTGACCCTAAAGCTGTCCCTTTTGGTCCGGGACGTTCGGCTTTCGATTCTGAGCTCAGCGAAGCGGGTATCCGTAACGATTACTGGAACTGGGGAAAAGGATTTATCAGCGCTTACCCTCCAGATCAGTTCATCATGTTAGAACAGGGAGCCAAATACGGAGGGCAAAAGAACCAGGTATGGGCGCCTTATTATACTTTACATAAAATCTTAGCCGGCCTAATAGAGGTATATGAAGTGAGTGGCAATAAAAAAGCGCTGGAAATAGCGACGAATATGGGGGATTGGGTATACGCGCGACTTAACCAATTGCCACAGGAGACACTGATAAAGATGTGGAATACGTATATCGCTGGCGAGTTTGGAGGAATGAACGAGTCTATGGCCCATCTGTACAAGATTACCGGCGATCAGAAGTACCTGAAAACTGCTCAATTATTTGATAACATCAAAGTTTTCTTCGGTGATACGGCACACTCGCATGGACTGGCCAAAAACGTGGATGTTTTTCGTGGGCTGCATGCCAACCAGCATATCCCTCAAATTGTAGGTAGTATTGAAATGTATAAGGTTTCGAATAAAACGGAGTATTATAAAGTGGCCGATAATTTCTGGCATAAAATGGTAGATGACTATATGTACAGTATTGGCGGAGTTGCAGGTGCACGTAATCCTGCCAATGCGGAATGTTTCGTTAGCCAACCTGCCACCTTGTATGAGAACGGATTATCTGAAGGGGGGCAAAACGAAACTTGCGCCACATATAACTTATTAAAGTTAACTGCCGACCTATTTCTGTTTGAACAGCGTGCAGAGCTAATGGATTATTATGAACGTGCTTTATACAACCATATTCTTGCTTCTGTAGCGGAGAACAGTCCTGCCAATACTTATCACGTGCCACTAAGACCTGGCGCTATCAAACAATTTAGTAACCCGGATATGACTGGTTTTACCTGTTGCAACGGCACAGCAATAGAAAGCAGTACAAAACTGCAGAATTCAATTTATTTTAAAAGTAAAGACAACCAGTCGCTTTATGTGAACTTGTATATCCCTTCTAAACTCGATTGGACAGCACGTAAAATCAAGGTTGAGCAGACAACAGATTTCCCGAAAGAAGATCATACCAAACTAACCATAAAGGGTAGTGGAAAATTTGATCTGCATGTACGTGTGCCGGGTTGGGCTACTAAAGGATTTTTTGTAACCATTAACGGCAGCCCGCAAAACCTGGAAGCTACACCGGGCAGTTACCTGAAAATAACCCGTAAATGGAAAGATGGTGATGTGGTTGAATTAAAAATGCCTTTCCAATTTCACCTGAATCCGCTGATGGACCAGCAGAATGTAGCCAGTTTGTTTTATGGACCGATACTGCTGGCCGCTCAGGAAGCGGAAGTAAGGAAAGATTGGCGTAAAGTAACTTTATACGCTGAAGATATAGAGAAGTCAATTAAGGGTGATCCTCAGCAATTACAATTTACCATTGATGAAGTAGTGTTTAAACCATTTTATAATACTTATGGGCGTCATTCTGTTTACCTGGATGTTACGTTAAAATAGGTATACATATAAGTTGAAAAGCACTATTTCACAGCCCATTCGTGAACCCCTGACGAATTATCTGCAGGTAATTGGATTTCCATCCGTAACGCGGTTGTTGTAACAGGCTCAAAGCTTAGGGTGTTAAATTTGTCCTTGCCGATGTGATAAGGAATGGTGTTTTTAACCGGAAGCCATTGATCGCCTTTTTTGTAAAGCAATTTATACGATACAGGGATACGACAGCCGCCCCATGGCCCATCATCATACCAGTAAACTTTTGATTCACTCACCGTTTGAGCGGAATTGAAATCATATTGAATATATTCGCTGGAGTTTTTTGCCGGCCACCAATGCAGATATGGATAATTTTTGTCTTTGGAGTCCGCAGGTTCATACTGGTCTTTAATCGCCGAAAACATTCTTTTATTTTTAACTGAAGAGGAAACCTTACTGGTACTTGCGATTGTAGCTGCAGGTTTTGGTCTGGCTGCGGATGCTTCGTAGGGAATCCAGACAGTCATTTCGCTCGGGCCTCTGTTTGCCCATGCATAATACGGAATTGCTTTTACCGCTTGATCGGTAATCAACAGGCTGTCACTATTCAATTGACGTTTTGCACTTTGACCTGGAATGCTGATGACGTCAACACCATTTAATAGGTTTGTTTGGTATTGCGCAGTTCCAATGGCATTTTTATCAATCATGATGTTTTGAACAAGGCTATCCTTATTGTCCGGTCCTTCCAAACAATAAACAATGGGCCCACGTTCCAATACAAAGCGCCCGACATCATCACGCACATTCTGATTTGAAACTATTTTGTCGGTCTCCATAGGAAGGTTCAGGGATACAACATCTCCCTTTTTCCAGGTACGTTTTATCACGGCGTAACCTTTTTCTGAGACAAAAGAACTTGGTTTACCGTTAATGGAAAGGCTTACCGGCGCAGATTTTTTTTCCAGATAGCGATAAAGGTCACCAGGCACAGGCTCCTGGTTGGCCCAACCGGGGATCCGGATTCTTAGCGTAAATTGAGCAGTTTTTTGTGGATCAATGTTAAGGTCAACTTTTCCCTTCCATGGATAGTCTGTTGTTTGTGTAATGTTTACAGTTGTGGCGCTAAGCGCAATTTTACTGGTGTTGCCCATGAAAAGATTAACATATAAATCATTTTTGTCCTGTGCATACACGTATCCTGGCAGGGAAGGTAAAAACCTTGTCATGTTGCTAATACAGCAAGCACAGCTGATCCAGGCACTACGCTGGTGCTGAAACATGGAAGCTAAAGGGTTAGGGTAAAAGAACCGGTCACCGCTTAACGAAACACCGGATAGTAAGCCATTATATAGAGTTCGTTCCAGTACATCAATATATTTTGAATCTCCATGTAAAAGAAACATCCGCTCGTTCCAGTATACATTCCCAATGGCTGCGCAGGTTTCTGCGTAAGCAGACATATTTGGCAATTGATAAGCTTCTCCGAAAGCTTCCCCATTTCCTGTAGCGCCGATCCCTCCGGTGATGTATAACTTTTTTTGAACCACATCGCTCCAGATGTCATCAATGGCGGCCAGGTATTTAGTATCGCCGGTAAGCGCGGCTATGTCTGCCATTCCGGTGTACATATACGCTGCCCGCACGGCATGGCCTACGGCTTCATGCTGATCAACAACCTTTTTATGGGCTTGGTTATAGGCATCTCCTTTGGGGCCTCTAACATCCAAAAAGAACTTGGCCAGCTCAAGGTATTTTTTATTCAAGGTTACCCGGTACATTTTTGAAAGGCCGATCTCCACAATCTGGTGACCTGGGTATTCCTCTATTTTTCCCGGCCCGAAGGTTGTCACCAGGAGGTCCGCATTTTTGATGGCGATATCTAATAAAGTTTTTTTACCCGTTGCCTGGTAATGTGCTACCGCTGCTTCATATAGATGTCCTGCGTTATAGAGCTCATGGCTCAGGATTTCTTCTTTTTCCCATCTTTTAGATCCGATCCATTCATGTGGTTTTTTTGCATTAACAGTCCTGAAAGTAAAGAGGTAGCCATCCGGTTCCTGTGCGGCGCCGATGATGCTGATTAACGTATCAATGTAGGCTTCCAGTTTGGGATTTTTTTTGTTCTGAATGGAGTAGGAGGCACCTTCAATGGCTTTATAAACGTCGGTGTCGTCAAAGGGAAACTCACTTAATTTATCCCCGCTTAGTTTTTTGCCAGCTCTAAGAAAATTATCCATACGTCCGTTTGCTTTACACTGAGCAATTACATACGGAATGGTTACGTTGGCATTGACTTCCATCTTGGGTTGCCAAAAATGATCATGTACATGCACTTTAGTAAAGGCTACCGGCTGAATTGGATAATCATTCTGTTGTGCTGATACACCTGTTGTACAGGCCAGCAAGATAGCCGAAGTCAGGGCCCAATTCTTTGTGTTTTTTGTCATATCACCTGGTTTTTATTTGCGATACTAAATTAGTACCCATTGATGTTTGTTTATTTATCATACTTCGCAATTGGTAGCAGGATTTTAACTACAATTTAGCAACTTATGCTCTGATTTTATCCTTCTTGGTTACATTTTCTTCAGTGTCAACCTAAGTTCTGTACATTCAACAAAATGAACCAACCAAATCCCTCTTTTAAATCTTCTCTTGGTCTAATGGATGCCACGATGCTCGTGGCAGGCAGCATGATCGGATCGGGTATTTTTATTGTCAGCGCAGATATTGTTAGAAATGTAGGCAGTTCGGGCTGGCTTATTTTCGTTTGGCTGATTACAGGTTTTATGACGCTTGCCGCCGCATTGAGTTATGGAGAATTGAGTTCGATGTTTCCTAAGGCAGGCGGACAATACATCTATCTTAAGGAAGCTTACAACCCATTGATGGGTTTTCTTTATGGCTGGAGCTTTTTTGCTGTTATCCAAACCGCAACAATTGCTGCTGTAGGGGTTGCTTTTGCAAAATTTACGGCCTATATCTTTCCGATGTTTAGTGAGGACCTCGTTGTTGCCGATCTTGGTTTCATTAAGATTTCCCCGGCACAGCTCTTGTCAATTTGTGTCATCATTTTGCTTACCTATATGAATACCAGGGGCGTGAAAAGTGGAAAGGTCATTCAAACTTTGTTTACAGTGGTTAAGCTATTGAGTTTAGGAGGACTGATTATTTTTGGCTTCTGGGCAATTGATCAACAAATATGGAAAGCCAACTGGACGAATATATGGGATTTGCATAAGTTAGTACCCTCCGGGGAAAGCGGATCTTATGCATTTGTTCCGGCATTAGGTGCTATAGCGGCAGCCATGGTGGGGTCAATATTTAGCAGCGATTCCTGGCATAACGTTACTTTTATTGCTGGCGAGGTTAAAAACCCGAGGCGCAACATCGGCTTGAGTTTGTTTTTAGGAACATTTATAGTGACCATTATCTACGTGGCGGCAAATATAATGTATACCGGCGTGCTGACTCTGCCAGAAATCGCGGCTGCGGAAAAAGACCGGGTAGCGGTTACTGCAGCTCAGGTTATCTTTGGTACTTCAGGAACGCTAATCATTGCCATAATGATTATGATCTCTACATTTGGATGTAACAACGGTTTAATTATGGCCGGTGCGCGTGTATATTATTCCATGGCTAAAGATGGCATGTTCTTTAAAAGAGCCGGCGAATTAAATGCCAATGCAGTACCTGGGTATGCACTTTGGGTGCAATGTATTTTTGCTGGTTTGTGGTGCCTGACGGGGAAATATGGTGATTTACTGGACATGATTTCTTTTGTGGTGGTGGTATTTTATATGCTTACCATTACCGGAATTTTTATTTTGAGAAAAAACAGGCCAGATGCAGAGCGCCCTTATAAAGCGATTGGTTATCCCGTGTTGCCAATTTTGTATATTCTGATGGGATTGGCATTTTGTATCTTGCTAATTATGTTTAAACCAAAGTTTACCTGGCCAGGCTTAATCATTACGCTCATCGGTATCCCGATCTATTACTGGATCCTTTCAAATAGTAAGCGCAGGGATGCCGCAGGTATTTAGTGTTATCCATTACATGATGAGGTCTGAGATTTACGGTTGAATTTGCCAGCTCCTCTTTGCAATTTAACCCTGTTTACATTGGTTTATTTATGGTTTGAATGGGTTAATATCAGGGTATTCATTGCGTGTGCTAACCTATATTTTTGTATCGTTTTAAGCTGTCAACAAGAAAATTAACAATAAACAAAGAATTATGGGTATCAAATGGGCGGGTGTATTTCCTGCAATTACAACTAAATTTACATCAGAAGAAGAACTTGATCTTGATGCCTGTAACAAAGGGCTCGAAGCACAGCTTGAAGCGGGAGTAGATGGTATTGTTATTGGCGGTTCACTAGGCGAAGCCAGTACATTATCTGAAGAGGAAAAATTCATTTTATTAAAAGAAACTGTTAAAACTGTAGCTGGCAGGGTTCCTGTTGTTTTCAGTATCGCAGAACAGGCTACCAGGGTGGCTGTTGCCCAGGCTATAAAGGCGGAGGAATTGGGGGCATCAGGAATTATGTTGCTTCCTCCTTTACGTTACTATGCATCGGCTGATGAGACCATAGCCTATTTTGCCGCAGTTGCGGAAAGTACTTCATTGGATATGATGATCTATAACAACCCGGTAGATTATAAAATCCATGTTACGCTGGATATGTTTGCAGAGTTGGAGCAGTATTCCAATATAACCGCAGTAAAGGAATCTACACGCGACATCAGCAACATCACCAGGATGATTAACCGCTTTGGTGAGCGTTATAAGTTGTTTACCGGTGTTGATCCATTGGCACTTGAAAGTATTGTTGCCGGCGCACAGGGTTGGGTAGCGGGTTTGGTAGATGCCTTTCCTAAAGAGACGGTGGCGATATTCCGTTTGGTAAAAGCGGGTAGAATTGAGGAGGCAGTAGCGATCAACCGTTGGTTTATGCCTTTACTGGATTTAGACATTCATCCTAAACTGGTACAGTATATAAAACTTGCTGAAGTGGCAACAGGAACGGGTACCGAAAATGTACGTGCACCACGCCTTAAGCTGGTTGGAAAAGAGCGGGAGCAGATTCTTAAGGTGATCAACGATGCATTAGCTGTAAGGCCGACTTTACCGGAAGGTAGCTGGGGAATTTTGGAAGCTCAGGCAGTATGATCGGAAAAAATATTGTTGCCTCAGCTTATGTTGAAAACGTAGAGGAAAGCTTTGTCGCTTTTGCGGTGGCCACGGGAGAAGCGCTGGAGTATAAATTTTTTAATGCTTCGGCAAAGAATATAGATGAGGCTGTAAATGCGGCAAAAGCTGCACACCAGGTTTATAAAAAGATCAATAAACATCTTAAAGCTTCCTTTTTAAGAACAATAGCAGAAGAGATTGAAGCTATTGGAGAGGTACTCATTAATCGTGCATCGGCAGAAAGTGGTCTGCCGCTTGCCCGTTTAACCGGCGAGTTGGGACGTACAACCGGACAGCTTAGGCTTTTTGCCAATCTGGTTGAAGAAGGATCCTGGGTAAATGCCATCATTGATGAGGCACAGCCAGAACGCAAGCCTTTGCCAAAACCAGACATCCGCAGGATGATGGTACCGCTTGGTCCGGTAGTAGTTTTTGGTGCCAGTAATTTTCCTTTGGCGTTTTCTGTTGCTGGTGGCGATACTGCATCCGCATTGGCGGCAGGTTGCCCGGTTATTGTAAAAGCACATCCGGCACATCCGGGTACAAGTGCCCTTGTGGGGGGGGCTATTGTACGTGCGGTAGAAAAAATGGGATTACCTAAAGGGGTATTTTCCTTGCTTTTTGATAGTGGTTATACTGTTGGCGCAGCATTAGTGGCGCATCCTGAAGTAAAAGCTGTAACCTTTACTGGTTCGTATAAAGGAGGGATGGCCCTGGTTAAGCTTGCACAAGAAAGGCAGCAGCCGATCCCTGTTTTTGCCGAGATGGGCAGTATTAATCCGGTAATTTTGCTGCCAGAGGCATTAGATGAGCGGGCGGAAGAAATTGCATCCACCTATGCAGGGTCAATAACCCTTGGTGCGGGGCAATTTTGTACCAATCCGGGATTGTTACTCGCTATTCAATCTCCCGCATTACAGCTGTTTATTAACAAATTGGTAGATTTAATAAAGGTGGTTCCATCTGCAACGATGCTAACACCGGGCATTTGCGAGAATTATCAAAAACTTTCACAGCAAATCTTAGAAGAGCAAGGCGTTGAATTGCTCAGTGTGTCGGATGCCTTGAATGATGCAGCTAAAAACCAGGCCTTGGCTAGTGTAGCAAAGGTAACTGCTACTGCTTTTTTAGCCAATCCAAAGTTGCAGGAAGAGATTTTTGGGCCTTATTCGTTGTTGGTTGTTGCGGAAGATCTGATACAGTTACTGCAGGTGGTAAATGTATTGGAAGGGCAGCTTACCACAACGATAATGTCCGCAAAAAACGAGCTTTCAAAATATACAGATTTGCTGAACAGGCTTACAGATGTTACGGGACGTTTGATCTTAAATGGTGTACCTACAGGGGTTGAAGTTTGTGCCGCTATGCAGCATGGAGGGCCATTTCCGGCTACCAATGACAGCCGTTTTACTTCGGTGGGTTCAACAGCTGTATACCGTTTTGTAAGACCGCTGGCTTGGCAGGATTGGGAAGATGAACTCTTGCCAGACGAACTTAAAAAAAGTAATCCTTTAAATATTTTCAGGTTAACTGATCAAAATTGGAGTAAAGCGTAATTATGGGGAATAAAACTTTTTTTTGTGTAGATGCACACACTTGCGGTAATCCCGTAAGGTTGGTTGCTGGTGGTGGTCCCGTATTAAAAGGGGCAAATATGAGCGAAAAGCGTCAGCATTTTCTAAAAGAGTACGATTGGATCCGTACCGCATTAATGTTTGAGCCAAGGGGCCACGACATGATGTCGGGTAGTATCCTTTATCCGCCTCATGATCCGGAGAATGATGTAGCTGTTTTATTTATAGAAACAAGTGGTTGCCTGCCTATGTGCGGACATGGCACTATTGGTACCATAACCATTGCCATAGAAGAGGGTTTAATCCAACCTAAAATCCCGGGGCGCCTTCGTATGGAAGCGCCAGCAGGGCTGGTACATATTGAGTATGTACAATCGGGGAATAAAGTTGATTCAGTAAAATTAACCAATGTAGCCTCTTACCTGGCTGCGCAGGACTTAACTGTTGAATGCCCTGATCTTGGTATGATCACTTTTGATGTGGCCTATGGGGGTAATTTTTATGCCATTGTTGATCCGCAGGAGCATTTTAGTGGCATTCAGGACTATACTGCTGGTCAATTGATTGCCTGGAGTCAGGTCATTAGAAAGCGAATTAACGAACAGTACACCTTTGTACATCCATTAGATGCCACCATCAATGGCTGTAGTCATATTTTGTGGGCTGGAGATACGCTGGATGCGGGATCAACTGCCAGAAATGCTGTGTTTTATGGCGATAAAGCGATTGACCGTTCGCCATGTGGTACAGGCACCTCGGCACGTATGGCCCAATGGCATGCTAAAGGTAAACTTAACAAGGGCGATCTCTTCATTCATGAGAGTTTTATAGGAAGTAAATTTACCGGAAAGGTTGAGGATGTGGTTAAAATGGATAAGTACGAGGCCATCATACCGAGTATTGAGGGCTGGGCCAAGGTTTACGGTTACAACACAATTAAGATAGATAATGATGACCCATACGCACATGGTTTTCAGGTCATCTAAATAATTAGCACAATGGCAGATATAATTATAATTGGAGGAGGGATAGTGGGGTTGAGTTCTGCCTATTACCTCAGTAAGCAAGGACATAAAATTACGGTGATAGACAAGGGTGATATCATTGATAATTGTTCTTTTGGAAACGCGGGCATGATTGTGCCAAGCCATTTTGTGCCTTTAGCTGCGCCAGGGATGATACAACAGGGCATCCGCTGGATGTTTGACAGTAAAAGTCCCTTTTATGTGAAGCCATCTTTGGGAGGAGGGCTTCCTTCCTGGGGACTTAAGTTTCTTAGGAACTCCACCAAAAAACATGTTGCGGAATCGGCTGTACCCTTAAGAGACCTTTCTTTACTCAGTAAAAAATTATTTGAAGACCTTTCCAAAGAGCCTGGCTTTGATTTTGAACTTACAGAAAATGGAATTCTTGCCTTTTATAAAACAGAAAAGGCGGCAGAGGAAGAAGCGCATCTGGCAAAAAGGGCTGTTGAACTCGGTTTGGATATGGCCGTTTTGAGTGCTGATGAATGCAAGGCTTTGCAGCCTAAGCTCAACCTAAGTGTATTGGGCGCTGTACATTACCGATGTGACGCGCATGTATATCCTGTAAAATTAATGCAGGCCCTGCTCAATTACCTGGAAAAAAATAATGTAGTTATTGCTCGCAACCATGAAGTAACCCGGATTGAAACCAGATCTAACAAAATTACTACTTTGTTTACAGGTGATGTGGAATGGAAAGCTGATGAATATATCCTTGCTGCTGGCTCATGGTCACCCGCAGTAGCCAAAATGCTCAATTTAAACTTATCTATTATGCCCGGAAAAGGCTATTCCTTCATGGAAGATGAGCCTGAGCAGCGCATGACTATTCCTGGTTTATTGTGCGAGGCAAGGGTTGCCATTACACCTATGAATGGCCAGATCCGCTACGGAGGAACGATGGAAATTGCGAAGATCAATAGTCAGGTAAATATGAACCGGGTTAAGGGTATTGTAGAGTCTGTACCCAACTATTTTCCGGACCTGAAACCAGCA
Proteins encoded:
- a CDS encoding FAD-binding oxidoreductase, with translation MADIIIIGGGIVGLSSAYYLSKQGHKITVIDKGDIIDNCSFGNAGMIVPSHFVPLAAPGMIQQGIRWMFDSKSPFYVKPSLGGGLPSWGLKFLRNSTKKHVAESAVPLRDLSLLSKKLFEDLSKEPGFDFELTENGILAFYKTEKAAEEEAHLAKRAVELGLDMAVLSADECKALQPKLNLSVLGAVHYRCDAHVYPVKLMQALLNYLEKNNVVIARNHEVTRIETRSNKITTLFTGDVEWKADEYILAAGSWSPAVAKMLNLNLSIMPGKGYSFMEDEPEQRMTIPGLLCEARVAITPMNGQIRYGGTMEIAKINSQVNMNRVKGIVESVPNYFPDLKPALPELKDIWYGFRPSSPDGLPYIGRDHKLTNFTVATGHGMMGLSLGPATGLLVSQILNGQQTEVDMQAFSPNRS
- a CDS encoding aldehyde dehydrogenase (NADP(+)), producing the protein MIGKNIVASAYVENVEESFVAFAVATGEALEYKFFNASAKNIDEAVNAAKAAHQVYKKINKHLKASFLRTIAEEIEAIGEVLINRASAESGLPLARLTGELGRTTGQLRLFANLVEEGSWVNAIIDEAQPERKPLPKPDIRRMMVPLGPVVVFGASNFPLAFSVAGGDTASALAAGCPVIVKAHPAHPGTSALVGGAIVRAVEKMGLPKGVFSLLFDSGYTVGAALVAHPEVKAVTFTGSYKGGMALVKLAQERQQPIPVFAEMGSINPVILLPEALDERAEEIASTYAGSITLGAGQFCTNPGLLLAIQSPALQLFINKLVDLIKVVPSATMLTPGICENYQKLSQQILEEQGVELLSVSDALNDAAKNQALASVAKVTATAFLANPKLQEEIFGPYSLLVVAEDLIQLLQVVNVLEGQLTTTIMSAKNELSKYTDLLNRLTDVTGRLILNGVPTGVEVCAAMQHGGPFPATNDSRFTSVGSTAVYRFVRPLAWQDWEDELLPDELKKSNPLNIFRLTDQNWSKA
- a CDS encoding 4-hydroxyproline epimerase produces the protein MGNKTFFCVDAHTCGNPVRLVAGGGPVLKGANMSEKRQHFLKEYDWIRTALMFEPRGHDMMSGSILYPPHDPENDVAVLFIETSGCLPMCGHGTIGTITIAIEEGLIQPKIPGRLRMEAPAGLVHIEYVQSGNKVDSVKLTNVASYLAAQDLTVECPDLGMITFDVAYGGNFYAIVDPQEHFSGIQDYTAGQLIAWSQVIRKRINEQYTFVHPLDATINGCSHILWAGDTLDAGSTARNAVFYGDKAIDRSPCGTGTSARMAQWHAKGKLNKGDLFIHESFIGSKFTGKVEDVVKMDKYEAIIPSIEGWAKVYGYNTIKIDNDDPYAHGFQVI